The Candidatus Nitrosymbiomonas proteolyticus genome has a segment encoding these proteins:
- a CDS encoding asparaginase, producing MVWTQAAQAEGVRKGVGEGKFVPGSIRAMITFVSTWREPGKVVLDAALSAHQSGKDLVTCAEAGLAQGELDPSLMAIGLGSLPNSDGELELDASIMRGSDLACGAVCAVRGIVPVISVARRVMDATPHVMLAGDQARRFAIDHGFRPQNLMTAECIEAYNEWLADPERQERRYVHTRTEDHGDTVTFLGRDAQGSFVAASSTSGRSFKVPGRVGDSPIVGAGIYADDEVGAAGATGLGEELWKAVASFRAVEFMRHGMSAQEACEETVRQMLRRQPGSTEMMCVVIALGRDGAWGASTTRDTFPYWVHAGGETRMIEVGPPAP from the coding sequence GTGGTTTGGACCCAGGCCGCCCAAGCGGAGGGAGTAAGGAAAGGGGTCGGTGAAGGCAAGTTCGTGCCGGGTAGCATCCGCGCGATGATTACCTTCGTTTCAACCTGGCGCGAACCTGGAAAGGTCGTCCTCGATGCAGCCCTGTCCGCTCACCAGTCGGGAAAGGACCTCGTCACCTGCGCCGAAGCGGGGCTTGCCCAAGGCGAGCTCGACCCCAGTCTCATGGCGATCGGGCTCGGCTCCCTGCCCAACTCCGATGGCGAGCTTGAACTCGACGCCAGCATCATGCGAGGCAGCGACCTAGCTTGCGGTGCGGTGTGCGCGGTTCGGGGAATCGTCCCGGTGATCTCGGTAGCGAGAAGAGTCATGGACGCGACCCCCCACGTCATGCTGGCCGGCGATCAGGCTAGGCGATTCGCCATCGACCACGGATTCCGTCCCCAAAACTTGATGACCGCAGAGTGTATCGAGGCCTACAACGAGTGGCTCGCAGACCCCGAAAGGCAAGAAAGGAGATACGTCCACACTCGTACGGAGGACCATGGCGATACCGTCACCTTCTTAGGCCGGGACGCCCAGGGGAGTTTCGTTGCGGCGAGCTCGACGAGCGGGAGATCGTTCAAGGTTCCCGGCCGGGTCGGCGACTCTCCCATCGTCGGCGCAGGCATCTATGCGGACGACGAGGTGGGCGCAGCGGGCGCAACCGGACTCGGCGAAGAGTTGTGGAAGGCGGTCGCTTCGTTCCGCGCCGTTGAGTTCATGAGGCACGGCATGAGCGCGCAGGAGGCCTGTGAGGAAACCGTTCGACAGATGCTGAGACGCCAGCCGGGGAGCACCGAGATGATGTGCGTCGTGATCGCCCTCGGAAGGGACGGAGCCTGGGGCGCCTCGACGACTCGCGACACGTTCCCTTATTGGGTTCATGCTGGCGGAGAAACCCGGATGATCGAGGTGGGTCCTCCCGCTCCATAA
- a CDS encoding ABC type multidrug transporter, ATP-binding protein, with amino-acid sequence MSPILVLSEAALLPKGPTLQLELMPSRTLFVFGPNGSGKSEFLAALLGERKLGQGKAQIRGKAVLARPEVKKRTTPLGLAKTFSGASGNDRLVEALNALGLWEVRNTPIASLTPAERRACELVEGLVSKPDLILIDHQLDTLDPWRLPTTLQVLQRRVASGAALVAATNLPWLARGADRIVVLRASEVVFSGSYPDLERRATPGTLEIETHQSEGVRALVAPFALEVSETSAGLRVRAREGQEVAAKLLVEGYGDVEAVVVKRPTPEELLRSLF; translated from the coding sequence ATGAGCCCGATTCTCGTCTTGAGCGAAGCCGCTCTCCTACCCAAAGGGCCGACGCTGCAACTGGAGCTCATGCCGAGCCGCACGCTGTTCGTGTTCGGCCCGAATGGCTCCGGGAAGTCGGAGTTCCTCGCAGCCCTCCTCGGCGAGCGCAAGTTGGGGCAAGGCAAAGCGCAGATCCGGGGCAAGGCGGTGCTCGCAAGGCCCGAGGTCAAGAAGCGCACGACTCCGCTGGGACTCGCCAAGACCTTCTCGGGCGCAAGCGGCAACGATCGGCTGGTCGAGGCGCTCAACGCATTGGGGTTGTGGGAGGTCCGAAACACTCCGATTGCGAGCCTCACACCCGCAGAGCGTCGGGCTTGTGAACTGGTCGAAGGGCTCGTTTCCAAGCCCGATCTGATCCTGATCGACCACCAATTGGACACGTTGGATCCGTGGAGGTTGCCGACCACGCTCCAAGTCTTGCAGCGGCGGGTTGCCAGTGGCGCGGCGCTCGTGGCGGCCACCAACCTCCCTTGGCTGGCGCGAGGCGCGGACCGAATTGTGGTGCTGCGCGCAAGCGAAGTCGTGTTTTCGGGTTCGTATCCCGATCTGGAACGCCGCGCGACCCCAGGAACTCTCGAAATCGAAACGCACCAGTCCGAGGGCGTTCGCGCCTTGGTCGCTCCTTTTGCGCTCGAAGTTTCGGAAACTTCCGCAGGCCTCCGGGTTCGCGCGAGGGAGGGCCAGGAGGTGGCGGCCAAGCTCCTTGTCGAGGGGTATGGCGATGTGGAAGCGGTCGTGGTCAAGAGGCCCACGCCCGAGGAACTGCTAAGGTCACTCTTCTAA
- a CDS encoding ABC-type cobalamin/Fe3+-siderophores transport system, ATPase component: MSLCKSIETEALACGYDPIQVLSHVDFSLEPGQAVALLGPNGCGKSTLLKTLSKSLRPMGGQVLIQGDRLDALSFPELAQRIAYVPQEEPSEFRFSVQQIVLMGRLADSHSFFDSREDLRIAEEAMKLCDCFHLKDRPITQVSAGEKQRALIARALAQQAEILLLDEPTAHLDVGHQIAIARLLSSLCAKGHAVLAALHDLNLGAAFADRAILLGAGTIAAAASYGEVLESPVLDEVYGVTFERIKDSGGRLRVLPKL, from the coding sequence GTTCTCTCCCATGTCGACTTCAGCTTGGAGCCCGGCCAGGCGGTAGCGCTTTTGGGTCCCAACGGCTGCGGTAAGTCAACGCTGCTGAAGACGCTCTCCAAATCCCTGCGGCCGATGGGCGGCCAAGTTCTCATCCAAGGCGACCGGCTCGACGCGCTTTCGTTCCCCGAACTCGCCCAACGCATCGCTTACGTCCCTCAAGAGGAGCCCTCTGAGTTCCGCTTCTCCGTGCAGCAGATCGTTCTTATGGGGCGGCTCGCCGATTCGCACTCGTTTTTTGACTCCAGGGAGGACCTGCGCATCGCAGAAGAGGCGATGAAGCTGTGCGACTGCTTTCATTTGAAGGACCGGCCCATCACTCAGGTGAGCGCAGGGGAAAAACAGCGAGCTTTGATCGCGCGAGCGCTGGCTCAACAGGCCGAGATTCTGCTGCTCGACGAACCGACCGCGCACTTGGACGTGGGCCACCAGATCGCCATCGCAAGACTCCTAAGCAGCCTCTGCGCGAAAGGACATGCGGTGCTCGCTGCCTTGCACGACCTCAATTTGGGGGCGGCGTTCGCCGATCGCGCGATTCTCTTAGGCGCGGGGACCATCGCCGCAGCCGCGAGTTACGGTGAAGTGCTCGAAAGCCCCGTTCTCGACGAGGTCTATGGGGTGACGTTCGAGCGAATCAAGGACTCGGGCGGGCGACTCCGCGTCTTGCCGAAGCTATGA
- a CDS encoding glycosyl transferase family 1, translating into MDPLIVAIDARLAGKDFTGDSTYWTGLLHGMSQVESDFRLLLFSNASKPERIPDDPRFEWIVLSSMSSRLWSLVRFPLVARRRGARVLHTQYNVSFLAGPRAVTTVHDASFFLEPSWFRPIDRVLLQRGVPSSVRRAAKVVTVSETSKRDIVRFMPEAASKIAVTPLACNIEVSPMPREEALKVVAEMGIEPPFLLAVGTRWPRKNLQLAFGAARLLPRTLPHSLVVAGKAGWGPEEIHERIRLCGYVEGHQLNALYSTADLLLVPSKYEGFGLTLLEGFACGCPVVCSAGGSLPEVAGDAALVIDSWSAGDWARDIENLVGDSSKLAAMREAGRRREKSFSWKRTAELTLEAYKEAAR; encoded by the coding sequence ATGGACCCGCTCATCGTAGCCATTGATGCAAGGCTCGCCGGAAAGGATTTCACCGGCGACTCAACTTACTGGACAGGCCTCCTGCACGGAATGAGCCAAGTCGAGTCCGATTTTCGGCTCCTGCTTTTTAGCAACGCCTCCAAGCCCGAAAGGATTCCCGACGACCCTCGGTTCGAGTGGATCGTCCTGTCGTCGATGTCGAGCCGACTCTGGAGCCTAGTGCGGTTTCCTCTCGTCGCGCGAAGGCGGGGAGCGAGGGTCCTTCACACCCAATACAACGTGAGTTTCCTTGCTGGGCCGCGAGCGGTGACCACCGTCCACGACGCTTCGTTCTTTCTCGAACCCTCGTGGTTCCGCCCGATCGACCGGGTCCTTTTGCAGCGCGGCGTGCCCTCGTCGGTCAGGCGAGCCGCGAAGGTCGTGACCGTGTCGGAGACATCCAAGAGGGACATCGTGCGGTTCATGCCCGAAGCGGCCTCGAAAATCGCCGTGACCCCTCTTGCCTGCAACATCGAGGTCAGCCCGATGCCCCGTGAGGAAGCGCTCAAGGTCGTGGCGGAGATGGGCATCGAGCCGCCCTTCCTTCTTGCTGTGGGGACCCGCTGGCCTCGAAAAAACCTCCAACTCGCCTTTGGGGCCGCGCGGCTGCTCCCCCGGACCCTCCCTCATTCGTTGGTCGTGGCGGGAAAGGCCGGCTGGGGGCCCGAGGAGATCCATGAGAGAATCAGGTTGTGCGGTTATGTGGAGGGCCATCAATTGAACGCGCTCTACAGTACGGCCGACCTCCTCCTCGTACCCAGCAAGTATGAGGGTTTTGGGCTGACGCTGCTCGAGGGGTTCGCTTGCGGTTGCCCCGTGGTTTGCAGCGCCGGAGGCTCGTTGCCCGAGGTCGCGGGTGACGCAGCGCTCGTCATCGATAGCTGGTCTGCGGGCGATTGGGCCAGGGATATCGAGAACCTCGTTGGGGATTCGAGTAAGCTTGCCGCTATGCGCGAAGCGGGAAGGAGGCGCGAGAAGAGCTTCAGTTGGAAGCGCACGGCTGAACTCACCCTCGAAGCCTACAAGGAGGCGGCCAGGTGA
- a CDS encoding Xaa-Pro dipeptidase — translation MTNLQKLQDALCERDIPAVLLSNIANVQWASGFSGSSAWVLATPADAIFLTDSRYTVQAKTEVKDMPSDSYASPVLSAQFLARHIEGRGIRQLGFESDSVTVSTLKEWEAAFQGVQLTPVAELVGPLRMVKSAEEIEGIRKACVLADQCFDNVRRILRPGVSELEVAIEIEFFFRKRGATAAFPVIAASGENSAKPHGTATEKVIEEGDFLTLDFGACLNGFNSDITRTVVIGEPSTRQREVYGQVLQAQLASLEAMKPGVPAKEVDAVARRVLAEADLAGYFGHGLGHGLGMLVHDFGRLAPTSEHVLAPGQVWTVEPGVYIEGFGGVRIEDDVVVTESGIETLTHSPKDLLTFPEGR, via the coding sequence ATGACGAACCTCCAGAAACTTCAAGACGCCTTGTGCGAGCGCGACATCCCAGCCGTGCTGCTCAGCAATATCGCGAACGTGCAGTGGGCTTCGGGGTTCAGCGGCTCCTCGGCTTGGGTACTCGCAACTCCTGCCGACGCGATTTTCCTCACCGATAGCCGCTATACGGTCCAGGCGAAGACCGAGGTCAAGGATATGCCCTCGGACTCCTACGCGAGCCCCGTTTTGAGCGCTCAGTTCCTCGCGCGCCATATCGAAGGCCGCGGCATCCGGCAGCTTGGTTTCGAGAGCGATTCGGTCACGGTATCGACGCTCAAGGAGTGGGAAGCAGCCTTCCAAGGCGTTCAACTGACGCCCGTCGCCGAGTTGGTCGGCCCGTTGCGGATGGTGAAGTCGGCGGAGGAGATCGAGGGGATTCGCAAAGCCTGCGTGTTGGCGGACCAGTGCTTCGACAACGTCAGACGAATCCTCCGCCCCGGGGTTTCCGAACTCGAGGTCGCCATCGAAATCGAGTTCTTCTTCCGGAAACGAGGGGCCACGGCCGCCTTCCCGGTGATTGCGGCGAGCGGCGAAAACAGCGCCAAACCCCACGGGACGGCTACGGAAAAGGTGATCGAGGAAGGCGACTTCCTTACGCTCGACTTTGGCGCGTGCTTGAACGGCTTCAACAGCGACATCACGCGAACGGTCGTCATCGGCGAGCCCTCGACCCGTCAGCGAGAGGTTTACGGCCAGGTGCTCCAGGCGCAGTTGGCCTCTCTCGAAGCCATGAAGCCGGGCGTCCCAGCTAAGGAGGTCGACGCGGTGGCCCGCAGGGTACTTGCGGAAGCCGACCTCGCCGGTTACTTTGGGCACGGGCTTGGACACGGACTGGGAATGCTTGTTCACGACTTCGGGCGGCTTGCGCCCACCAGCGAGCACGTGCTCGCCCCCGGACAGGTCTGGACCGTCGAGCCAGGTGTGTACATCGAGGGGTTTGGCGGAGTCCGGATCGAAGACGACGTCGTCGTGACTGAGTCCGGGATCGAGACGCTCACTCACTCGCCCAAGGACCTGTTGACGTTTCCGGAAGGCCGATGA
- a CDS encoding 3-dehydroquinate dehydratase — protein MAEQSVRVLVLHGPNLNLTGFREPDVYGKKPLDEIDADIQRAAEALKIDVRILQSNSEGILIDTIQEHRKWADAIVINPGALAHYSIALRDALVGVRLPVVEVHLSNVAAREEFRQHSVIAPITVGQIVGLGAFGYELALQAVRKHCDETV, from the coding sequence ATGGCTGAGCAATCCGTTCGAGTCCTCGTTTTGCACGGACCGAACCTCAACCTCACTGGCTTTCGGGAGCCCGATGTTTACGGGAAAAAGCCGCTCGACGAGATCGACGCCGACATCCAGCGGGCCGCGGAAGCGCTCAAGATCGACGTTCGCATCCTCCAGAGCAACTCCGAAGGGATTCTGATCGACACGATCCAAGAGCACCGCAAGTGGGCCGACGCCATCGTGATCAACCCGGGCGCCTTGGCGCACTACTCCATCGCCTTGCGGGACGCTCTGGTCGGCGTTCGGCTTCCTGTCGTCGAGGTCCACCTTAGCAACGTCGCGGCCCGTGAGGAGTTTCGGCAGCATTCGGTGATCGCTCCCATCACCGTCGGCCAGATCGTCGGGTTGGGCGCTTTCGGCTATGAACTGGCGCTGCAGGCCGTCCGGAAGCACTGCGACGAGACCGTATGA
- a CDS encoding selenocysteine-specific translation elongation factor, translating into MARLIGTAGHVDHGKTSLIKALTGIDADRLPEEKARGMTIDLGFAYVELPGIGRASIVDVPGHERFLTNMIVGALGVDVALLCVKAADSVMPQTREHLQILLLLPVERLIVALTFADLADDETLQIAKDEVQELLDATRFAGAPVVPVSAPTGDGVAELKDALAQALRETSAAEEGPWYLPIDRAFVLKGQGIVVTGPLMRGAVRAGDEVSVQPGDVRARVRSIQHHGEPTEIAEAGRRTALVLSGIKPERVRRGMIAGEPGTVFETLRFDARVEWVAACKHGSRVRVSLGAEEVIGRAFLNAQDRDLVQLRLESPVGCATFQPLILRHYSPPHVIAGGRVTVPLAAPRRFRDAPQASVDSSNRAVSVLALLSADARGRSVAEVAQQAGLSHSAAAEALQRLASEGQAINLSGAWIASHQLTAAGEAIVLALQRMHAAAPSQSSHPRDRVLKAAGLDWKGASLDRSLALLSQAGKVEVLGANLRLPGYRVQMNPHQRQLLDRVEGALSASVASPPSPSEIALAERLPLQAVEAAIKLGLEAGEIVRIDKDMYLTQEALRKIQDSIVAAFGDRSFAAAEFRDLLGTSRKFAIPWLEYLDRIRFTLRVGDKRVVRGRNLEE; encoded by the coding sequence ATGGCCCGCCTTATCGGTACAGCCGGACACGTCGACCACGGGAAAACGAGCCTCATCAAGGCGCTGACCGGGATCGACGCCGACCGTCTGCCTGAAGAAAAGGCACGGGGAATGACCATCGACCTCGGATTCGCCTACGTCGAGCTTCCGGGGATCGGCCGGGCTTCGATTGTAGATGTCCCCGGCCACGAGCGGTTCCTGACGAACATGATCGTCGGCGCGCTTGGGGTCGATGTCGCGCTGCTCTGCGTGAAGGCGGCCGACTCCGTCATGCCACAAACCCGGGAGCACCTCCAGATTCTTTTGCTGCTCCCGGTGGAGAGGCTGATCGTTGCGCTGACGTTTGCCGACCTCGCTGACGACGAAACGCTCCAGATTGCAAAGGATGAAGTTCAGGAGCTCCTCGACGCGACGCGGTTCGCCGGGGCGCCGGTGGTCCCGGTGTCCGCCCCCACGGGCGACGGAGTCGCCGAACTCAAGGACGCGCTGGCGCAAGCGCTTCGGGAGACCTCCGCCGCGGAGGAGGGTCCGTGGTACTTGCCGATCGACAGGGCTTTTGTGCTGAAAGGGCAAGGGATCGTCGTCACCGGGCCTTTGATGAGGGGGGCGGTCCGGGCGGGCGACGAGGTGTCCGTTCAACCGGGCGACGTTCGCGCAAGGGTGAGGTCCATCCAGCATCATGGCGAGCCAACTGAGATCGCCGAAGCGGGGCGGCGGACCGCGCTCGTTCTTTCTGGAATCAAGCCGGAAAGGGTGCGGCGCGGCATGATCGCCGGCGAACCCGGCACGGTCTTTGAAACGCTGCGGTTCGACGCTCGCGTGGAATGGGTTGCCGCCTGCAAGCATGGGTCTCGGGTACGCGTTTCTCTTGGAGCCGAAGAGGTCATCGGCAGGGCGTTCCTCAATGCGCAGGACCGCGACCTGGTGCAATTGCGGCTGGAATCGCCCGTAGGCTGCGCGACGTTTCAGCCCCTCATCCTGCGCCACTACAGTCCTCCCCACGTCATCGCCGGAGGGCGAGTGACGGTCCCCCTCGCTGCGCCCCGAAGGTTCCGCGATGCGCCCCAAGCTTCCGTCGATTCGTCCAACCGAGCGGTTTCGGTCCTTGCGCTCTTGAGCGCGGATGCCCGAGGGAGGAGCGTGGCTGAAGTGGCTCAGCAGGCAGGGCTTTCCCATTCCGCCGCCGCCGAAGCCTTGCAGCGCCTCGCAAGCGAAGGCCAGGCGATCAACCTTAGCGGGGCTTGGATCGCTTCCCATCAACTCACCGCAGCGGGCGAGGCAATCGTCCTTGCGCTCCAGAGAATGCACGCGGCCGCGCCCTCGCAGTCCTCTCATCCGCGAGACCGGGTCTTGAAGGCTGCGGGGCTCGATTGGAAGGGTGCCAGCCTGGACCGATCCCTGGCGCTTCTTTCGCAGGCCGGAAAGGTTGAAGTTCTCGGCGCAAACCTGCGGCTGCCTGGGTATCGGGTGCAAATGAACCCGCATCAGCGCCAATTGCTCGACCGGGTCGAGGGCGCCCTGTCGGCGAGCGTAGCGTCGCCCCCATCACCGAGCGAGATCGCCTTGGCCGAGCGTCTGCCGCTCCAGGCGGTCGAAGCCGCGATCAAGCTCGGCCTTGAGGCAGGGGAGATCGTCCGAATCGACAAGGACATGTATCTCACTCAAGAGGCCCTCCGCAAGATTCAGGACTCTATTGTGGCGGCCTTCGGGGATCGCTCCTTCGCCGCCGCCGAGTTCCGCGACCTTCTCGGAACGAGCCGCAAGTTCGCGATTCCTTGGCTCGAATACCTGGACCGCATTCGGTTTACGCTGCGAGTGGGAGATAAGCGGGTCGTCCGGGGCCGGAACTTAGAAGAGTGA